One genomic segment of Mycolicibacterium gilvum includes these proteins:
- a CDS encoding sugar porter family MFS transporter, which produces MAGQGGPVGESPELFEEGQDFSSGKTAIRIASVAALGGLLFGYDSAVINGAVDSIQEDFGIGNAELGFAVASALLGAAAGAMTAGRIADRIGRIAVMKIAAVLFLISAFGTGFAHEVWTVVLFRIVGGVGVGVASVIAPAYIAETSPPGIRGRLGSLQQLAIVSGIFLSFAVNYLLQWLAGGPNEPLWFGLDAWRWMFLAMALPAVLYGALTFTIPESPRYLVATHKVPEARRVLTKLLGQKNLEITITRIRETLEREDKPSWRDMRKPTGGIYGIVWVGLGLSIFQQFVGINVIFYYSNVLWQAVGFSADQSAVYTVITSVINVLTTLIAIALIDKIGRKPLLLIGSAGMAITLITMAVIFGNATVNPDGTPSLPGASGVIALIAANLFVVAFGMSWGPVVWVLLGEMFPNRIRAAALGLAAAGQWAANWLITVTFPGLREHLGLAYGFYGLCAVLSGLFVWRWVMETKGVSLEDMHGEILKQDKTAAS; this is translated from the coding sequence ATGGCCGGTCAGGGTGGACCAGTCGGGGAGAGCCCGGAACTGTTCGAGGAAGGCCAGGACTTCTCGTCCGGCAAGACCGCGATCAGGATCGCATCGGTGGCCGCCCTCGGCGGCCTGCTGTTCGGTTACGACAGCGCGGTCATCAACGGGGCGGTCGACTCGATCCAGGAGGACTTCGGCATCGGCAACGCCGAGCTGGGGTTCGCGGTCGCCTCCGCTCTGCTGGGCGCCGCGGCGGGTGCGATGACCGCAGGCCGCATCGCCGACAGGATCGGACGCATCGCGGTGATGAAGATCGCCGCGGTGCTGTTTCTCATCAGCGCCTTCGGCACCGGCTTCGCGCACGAGGTGTGGACGGTGGTGCTGTTCCGCATCGTCGGTGGCGTCGGGGTGGGCGTCGCGTCGGTGATCGCCCCGGCCTACATCGCCGAGACCTCGCCGCCGGGTATCCGCGGGCGCCTCGGTTCCCTTCAGCAATTGGCCATCGTGTCCGGCATCTTCCTGTCCTTCGCGGTCAACTACCTGTTGCAGTGGCTTGCCGGCGGTCCGAACGAACCGCTGTGGTTCGGCCTCGACGCGTGGCGGTGGATGTTCCTGGCGATGGCGCTGCCCGCGGTGCTCTACGGTGCGCTGACCTTCACCATTCCCGAGTCGCCCCGGTATCTCGTTGCCACGCACAAGGTTCCGGAAGCCCGCCGGGTGCTGACCAAGCTGCTGGGCCAGAAGAACCTGGAGATCACGATCACCCGCATCCGGGAGACCCTGGAGCGCGAGGACAAACCGTCCTGGCGGGACATGCGCAAGCCGACCGGCGGCATCTACGGCATCGTCTGGGTGGGTCTGGGGCTGTCGATCTTCCAGCAGTTCGTCGGGATCAACGTGATCTTCTACTACAGCAACGTGCTGTGGCAGGCCGTCGGCTTCAGTGCCGACCAGTCCGCGGTCTACACCGTGATCACGTCGGTGATCAACGTGTTGACCACGCTGATCGCGATCGCGTTGATCGACAAAATCGGACGCAAGCCGCTGCTGCTGATCGGTTCGGCGGGCATGGCGATCACGCTGATCACCATGGCGGTGATCTTCGGCAACGCCACCGTCAATCCCGACGGCACCCCGAGCCTGCCCGGCGCGTCGGGGGTGATCGCCCTGATCGCGGCGAACCTGTTCGTCGTCGCGTTCGGCATGTCCTGGGGCCCGGTGGTGTGGGTCCTGCTCGGCGAGATGTTCCCCAACCGCATCCGCGCCGCGGCTCTCGGCCTCGCCGCCGCCGGGCAGTGGGCCGCGAACTGGCTGATCACCGTGACCTTCCCCGGATTGCGCGAACATCTCGGACTGGCCTACGGCTTCTACGGCCTGTGCGCGGTGCTGTCGGGTCTGTTCGTCTGGCGGTGGGTGATGGAGACCAAGGGCGTGTCGCTGGAGGACATGCACGGTGAGATCCTCAAGCAGGACAAGACCGCGGCGAGCTGA
- a CDS encoding HAD family hydrolase: MRAVLWDMDGTLVDSEKLWDVSLSKLYETYDAEMGRETRTALVGASAEETMVTVYTELGLDLDPAAMAESIRWLHAHTAELFDEGLPWCDGAFELLESLVAEGTPMALVTNTNRALADRALESIGRHYFSFTVCGDEVPRGKPAPDPYLRAAELLALDPSDCLAVEDSVTGSAAAERAGCAVLVVPNDVPVPGGLRRRHVESLADLAPADLRRIHAEITRELGERTA, translated from the coding sequence GTGAGGGCGGTGCTGTGGGACATGGACGGAACCCTCGTCGATTCCGAAAAGCTGTGGGATGTATCACTTTCCAAGCTCTACGAGACCTACGACGCCGAGATGGGCCGCGAGACGCGCACTGCGCTGGTGGGGGCGTCGGCCGAAGAGACGATGGTCACCGTCTACACCGAACTCGGCCTCGATCTCGACCCGGCCGCGATGGCGGAGTCGATCCGCTGGCTGCACGCGCACACCGCCGAACTGTTCGACGAGGGTCTGCCGTGGTGTGACGGTGCCTTCGAGTTGTTGGAAAGCCTTGTGGCCGAGGGCACCCCGATGGCACTGGTGACCAACACCAATCGTGCTCTCGCCGATCGTGCACTGGAAAGCATTGGACGTCATTACTTCTCGTTCACGGTGTGCGGTGACGAGGTACCCAGGGGCAAGCCCGCGCCAGATCCGTATCTGCGGGCCGCCGAGCTTCTCGCCCTGGACCCGTCGGACTGCCTCGCCGTCGAGGACTCGGTGACCGGGTCCGCCGCCGCCGAGAGAGCCGGGTGCGCGGTGCTCGTGGTCCCCAATGACGTTCCGGTACCGGGCGGTCTGCGGCGGCGCCATGTGGAATCCCTGGCAGACCTGGCCCCGGCCGATCTACGCCGGATCCACGCGGAGATCACCCGCGAACTCGGCGAGCGCACCGCCTGA
- the metH gene encoding methionine synthase codes for MEGAHVNAAEFEPNIRPDCTEELRAALCERIMVIDGAMGTAIQRDRPDEAGYRGERFADWPSDLQGNNDLLSLTQPQIIEAIHREYLEAGADILETNTFNANAISLNDYGMAEFSYELNFAGAALARKACDEFSTPEKPRYVAGALGPTTRTASISPDVNDPGARNVSYDQLVAAYLEAANGLVDGGSDIIVIETIFDTLNAKAAIFAVETLFEERGRSWPVIISGTITDASGRTLSGQVTEAFWNSVRHAKPLAVGLNCALGAPEMRPYIAEMSRMADTFVSCYPNAGLPNAFAEYDETPQRQAGYVADFADAGFVNLVGGCCGTTPAHIAEIAKVVDGKPPRVVPEIPVATRLSGLEPLNIDENSLFVNIGERTNITGSARFRNLIKAEDYDTALSVALQQVEVGAQVIDINMDEGMIDGVAAMDRFTKLIASEPDISRVPVMIDSSKWEVIEAGLKNVQGKPIVNSISMKEGEEKFIREAQLCRKYGAAVVVMAFDEQGQADNLERRKEICGRAYRILTEEVGFPAEDIIFDPNCFALATGIEEHATYGIDFIEACAWIKENLPGVHISGGISNVSFSFRGNNPVREAIHAVFLFHAIKAGLDMGIVNAGALVPYDSIDPELRDRIEDVVLNRRADAAERLLEIAERFNSKDKGEDPKAAEWRSLPVRERITHALVKGIDAHVDDDTEELRAEIEAAGGRPIEVIEGPLMDGMNVVGDLFGSGKMFLPQVVKSARVMKKAVAYLLPFIEKEKADAGATGSKDTNGTIVMATVKGDVHDIGKNIVGVVLQCNNFEVIDLGVMVPAQKILDAAKEHDADIIGLSGLITPSLDEMSNFAVEMERAGLEIPLLIGGATTSRAHTAVKISPRRSGPVVWVKDASRSVPVAAALLDDKQRPALLEATEKDYASLRERHAQKNDRPMLTLEKARANRTPIEWDGYTPPVPAQGTGVREFLDYDLAELREYIDWQPFFNAWEMKGRFPDILNNPATGEAARKLYDDAQEMLDTAIKEKWLTANGVIGFFCANAVGDDVEVYTDETRTEVLTTLHNLRQQGEHRDGVPNRSLGDFVAPRETGHRDYIGAFAVTTGLGSQEKIMEFKAALDDYSAILLESVADRLAEAFAERMHQRVRKEFWGYQPDEQLDNEELIGEKYRGIRPAPGYPACPEHTEKTTLFDLLDVTKRTGIELTESMAMWPGAAVSGWYFSHPQSQYFVVGRLAQDQVADYARRKGWTLQEAERWLAPNLGYNPED; via the coding sequence ATGGAAGGAGCGCACGTGAACGCCGCTGAGTTCGAGCCGAACATCCGCCCCGACTGCACCGAGGAGCTCAGGGCCGCCTTGTGCGAGCGGATCATGGTCATCGACGGCGCGATGGGCACGGCGATCCAGCGCGACCGGCCCGACGAGGCCGGCTACCGCGGCGAACGGTTCGCCGACTGGCCGAGTGACCTCCAGGGCAACAACGATCTGCTCAGCCTCACACAGCCGCAGATCATCGAGGCGATCCACCGCGAGTATCTCGAAGCGGGCGCCGACATCCTGGAGACCAACACGTTCAATGCGAACGCGATTTCGCTCAACGACTACGGCATGGCCGAGTTCAGCTACGAGCTCAACTTCGCCGGCGCCGCGCTGGCCCGCAAGGCGTGCGACGAGTTCAGCACCCCCGAGAAGCCCCGCTACGTCGCGGGGGCGCTGGGCCCCACGACGCGCACCGCGTCCATCTCGCCGGACGTCAATGATCCAGGTGCCCGCAATGTCAGCTACGACCAGCTGGTCGCCGCGTACCTGGAAGCCGCCAACGGTCTGGTCGACGGCGGCTCGGACATCATCGTCATCGAGACGATTTTCGACACGCTCAACGCGAAGGCGGCGATCTTCGCCGTCGAGACGCTGTTCGAGGAGCGCGGCCGCAGCTGGCCGGTGATCATTTCCGGCACCATCACCGACGCGTCCGGGAGGACGCTGTCCGGTCAGGTCACCGAGGCGTTCTGGAACTCGGTCCGGCACGCGAAGCCGCTCGCGGTCGGCCTCAACTGTGCGCTGGGAGCGCCCGAGATGCGGCCCTACATCGCCGAGATGTCCCGGATGGCGGACACCTTCGTGTCCTGCTACCCGAACGCCGGTCTGCCCAACGCGTTCGCCGAATACGACGAGACGCCCCAGCGGCAGGCCGGTTACGTCGCCGATTTCGCCGACGCAGGCTTCGTCAACCTGGTCGGCGGCTGCTGCGGGACGACGCCGGCGCACATCGCCGAGATCGCCAAGGTCGTCGACGGCAAGCCGCCGCGTGTCGTCCCCGAGATCCCGGTGGCGACCCGGTTGTCGGGGCTGGAGCCACTCAACATCGATGAGAACTCCCTGTTCGTGAACATCGGTGAGCGCACCAACATCACCGGCTCCGCCCGGTTCCGCAATCTGATCAAGGCCGAGGACTACGACACAGCGCTGTCGGTGGCACTGCAGCAGGTCGAGGTCGGTGCGCAGGTCATCGACATCAACATGGACGAAGGCATGATCGACGGCGTCGCCGCGATGGACCGGTTCACCAAGCTGATCGCGTCCGAGCCCGACATCAGCCGTGTCCCGGTGATGATCGACTCCTCCAAATGGGAGGTCATCGAGGCGGGCCTGAAGAACGTGCAAGGTAAGCCGATCGTCAACTCGATCTCGATGAAGGAGGGCGAGGAGAAGTTCATCCGCGAAGCGCAGCTGTGCCGCAAGTACGGCGCCGCCGTCGTCGTGATGGCCTTCGACGAGCAGGGGCAGGCCGACAACCTGGAGCGCCGCAAGGAGATCTGCGGACGCGCGTACCGCATCCTGACCGAGGAGGTCGGATTCCCGGCCGAGGACATCATCTTCGACCCGAACTGCTTCGCGCTGGCGACCGGCATCGAGGAGCACGCCACCTACGGGATCGACTTCATCGAGGCCTGCGCCTGGATCAAGGAGAATCTGCCCGGAGTCCACATCTCGGGCGGCATCTCGAACGTGTCGTTCTCGTTCCGGGGCAACAACCCGGTCCGTGAGGCCATCCACGCGGTGTTCCTGTTCCACGCCATCAAGGCCGGCCTGGACATGGGCATCGTCAACGCCGGCGCACTGGTGCCGTACGACTCGATCGACCCCGAGTTGCGGGACCGCATCGAGGACGTGGTGCTGAACCGGCGCGCCGATGCGGCCGAGCGGCTGTTGGAGATTGCCGAACGGTTCAACTCGAAGGACAAAGGTGAGGACCCGAAAGCCGCGGAGTGGCGATCGTTGCCGGTTCGGGAACGCATCACCCACGCCCTGGTGAAGGGCATCGACGCCCACGTCGACGACGACACCGAGGAACTTCGTGCCGAGATCGAGGCTGCCGGGGGGCGTCCGATCGAGGTGATCGAGGGCCCGCTGATGGACGGCATGAACGTCGTCGGCGATCTGTTCGGCTCCGGCAAGATGTTCCTGCCGCAGGTGGTGAAGTCGGCCCGGGTGATGAAGAAGGCCGTCGCCTACCTGCTGCCGTTCATCGAGAAGGAGAAGGCCGACGCCGGCGCGACAGGATCCAAGGACACCAACGGCACCATCGTGATGGCGACCGTGAAAGGCGACGTCCACGACATCGGCAAGAACATCGTCGGGGTTGTCCTGCAGTGCAACAACTTCGAGGTGATCGATCTCGGGGTGATGGTTCCCGCGCAGAAGATCCTGGACGCGGCCAAGGAGCACGACGCCGACATCATCGGATTGAGCGGCCTGATCACTCCGTCGCTGGACGAGATGTCCAATTTCGCCGTCGAGATGGAACGCGCGGGGCTCGAGATTCCCTTGCTGATCGGTGGCGCGACCACCTCGCGCGCCCATACGGCCGTGAAGATCTCGCCGCGCCGCAGCGGGCCGGTGGTCTGGGTCAAGGACGCATCCCGCTCGGTGCCGGTGGCCGCTGCGCTGCTCGACGACAAGCAGCGCCCGGCGCTGCTGGAGGCCACCGAGAAGGACTACGCCTCGCTGCGCGAACGGCATGCCCAGAAGAACGACCGGCCGATGCTGACACTGGAGAAGGCTCGCGCGAACCGCACCCCGATCGAGTGGGACGGGTACACCCCGCCGGTGCCCGCACAGGGAACGGGAGTCCGTGAATTCCTCGACTACGACCTCGCCGAGTTACGCGAGTACATCGACTGGCAGCCGTTCTTCAACGCCTGGGAGATGAAGGGCCGGTTCCCGGACATCCTCAACAACCCGGCCACCGGGGAGGCGGCCCGGAAGTTGTACGACGACGCCCAGGAGATGCTCGACACGGCGATCAAGGAGAAGTGGCTGACCGCCAACGGCGTGATCGGCTTCTTCTGCGCCAACGCCGTCGGTGACGATGTCGAGGTCTACACCGACGAGACCCGCACCGAGGTGCTGACGACGCTGCACAACCTGCGGCAGCAGGGCGAGCACCGCGACGGCGTCCCGAACCGGTCGCTCGGCGACTTCGTCGCCCCCCGGGAAACAGGGCACCGGGACTATATCGGCGCGTTCGCCGTCACCACCGGTCTGGGCAGCCAGGAAAAGATCATGGAGTTCAAGGCGGCCCTCGACGATTACAGCGCGATCCTGCTGGAGTCGGTCGCCGACCGGCTCGCCGAGGCGTTCGCCGAACGGATGCACCAGCGGGTACGGAAGGAGTTCTGGGGATACCAGCCCGACGAGCAGCTCGACAACGAGGAACTCATCGGCGAGAAGTACCGCGGCATCCGGCCGGCTCCGGGCTATCCGGCGTGCCCGGAGCACACCGAGAAGACGACGCTGTTCGACCTGCTGGACGTGACGAAACGGACCGGCATCGAGCTCACCGAGTCGATGGCGATGTGGCCGGGCGCGGCCGTCAGCGGCTGGTACTTCTCGCATCCTCAGTCGCAGTACTTCGTGGTCGGCCGGCTCGCGCAGGATCAGGTCGCCGACTACGCACGGCGCAAGGGGTGGACGTTGCAGGAAGCCGAGCGCTGGCTGGCCCCGAACCTGGGCTACAACCCGGAGGACTGA
- a CDS encoding PAC2 family protein has translation MTPSDFGGPKRSDLPDLRDTIIVAAFEGWNDAGDAASDALEHLDAIWEAETIVEIDDEAYYDYQVNRPVIRQIDGVTRELVWPSMRISHCRPPGADRDIVLMHGVEPNMRWRTFCAELLTIADKLNVQTVVILGALLADTPHTRPVPVSGAAYSADSAKTFGLEETRYEGPTGIAGVFQDACVQAGIPAVTFWAAVPHYVSQPPNPKATVALLRRVEDVLDIEVPLADLPAQAEEWEQAVSEMTSEDDEIAEYVQSLEERGDAEVDMNEALGKIDGDALAAEFERYLRRRGR, from the coding sequence GTGACTCCCTCGGATTTCGGCGGTCCGAAGCGATCCGACCTGCCAGACCTTCGCGACACGATCATCGTCGCGGCCTTCGAGGGCTGGAATGATGCCGGCGACGCGGCCAGCGACGCGCTCGAACACCTCGACGCGATCTGGGAAGCGGAGACGATCGTCGAGATCGACGACGAGGCGTACTACGACTACCAGGTGAACCGGCCGGTGATCCGACAGATCGACGGCGTGACGCGCGAGCTGGTGTGGCCGTCGATGCGCATCTCGCACTGCCGGCCGCCCGGCGCGGATCGCGACATCGTGCTGATGCACGGCGTGGAGCCCAACATGCGGTGGCGGACGTTCTGCGCCGAGCTGCTGACCATCGCCGACAAGCTCAACGTGCAGACCGTCGTGATCCTGGGCGCACTGCTGGCCGACACCCCGCACACCCGGCCCGTCCCGGTCTCGGGCGCGGCATACTCTGCGGACTCGGCGAAGACGTTCGGCCTCGAAGAGACCCGCTACGAGGGCCCCACGGGCATCGCCGGGGTGTTCCAGGACGCCTGCGTGCAGGCGGGTATCCCCGCGGTGACGTTCTGGGCGGCCGTCCCGCACTACGTGTCCCAGCCGCCGAACCCGAAGGCCACGGTGGCGCTGCTGCGCCGGGTGGAGGACGTCCTCGACATCGAGGTGCCCCTGGCGGACCTTCCGGCCCAGGCCGAGGAGTGGGAGCAGGCGGTCAGCGAGATGACCTCGGAGGACGACGAGATCGCGGAGTACGTGCAGTCGCTGGAGGAGCGCGGCGACGCCGAGGTCGACATGAACGAGGCACTCGGCAAGATCGACGGCGACGCGCTGGCGGCGGAGTTCGAGCGCTACCTGCGTCGCCGAGGGCGGTAG
- a CDS encoding DUF1254 domain-containing protein, which yields MPRRLIAVVAALLLLVGCSTDSSSQQADTPTTPPPTTEQVSPEQARAIAKEAYIYGFPLVDNYRVQYSYFVDKQDPEYKGGWNQIHNTARLYTPEDKAIQTPNSDTPYSFVGADLRTEPLVLTVPPIQQDRYYSLQFIDGYTYNFAYVGSRTTGNGGGKYLLAGPGWQGEKPEGVDEVIRSDTETAFVLYRTQLLGPSDLDGVRDVQAGYQVAPLSVFLNQPSPEQAPAIDFVPPLTPDQQRTSPQFFEILNFALRFAPVLPQEQALRDRFATLGIGPDGDYDADALTPEMRSAVEAGMADAWTEYDAFKKGEIDTGGVTSAQLFGSREDLKDNYLYRMAGAVLGIYGNTAAEAIYPGAFNDSTGVPLTGANNYVYRFAPGQLPPVNAFWSLTMYELPGSVLVANPMNRYLISSTMLPSLVRDPDGGYTFTVQNASPGIEKESNWLPAPKGPFALVLRLYWPKPDALNGTWKAPAPEKV from the coding sequence ATGCCGCGTCGACTCATTGCCGTGGTGGCCGCACTGTTGCTGCTGGTCGGCTGCAGCACCGATTCGTCGTCGCAGCAGGCCGACACTCCGACGACACCGCCGCCCACGACGGAGCAGGTCAGCCCCGAGCAGGCCCGCGCGATCGCCAAGGAGGCCTACATCTACGGCTTCCCGCTGGTCGACAACTACCGGGTGCAGTACAGCTACTTCGTCGACAAACAGGACCCCGAGTACAAGGGCGGCTGGAACCAGATTCACAACACCGCTCGGCTCTACACGCCCGAGGACAAGGCCATCCAGACGCCGAACTCGGACACCCCGTACTCGTTCGTGGGGGCGGACCTGCGCACCGAGCCTCTGGTGCTGACGGTGCCGCCGATTCAGCAGGACCGCTACTACTCGCTGCAGTTCATCGACGGCTACACCTACAACTTCGCCTACGTCGGCAGCCGCACCACCGGTAACGGCGGCGGAAAGTACCTGCTCGCCGGCCCGGGGTGGCAGGGCGAGAAGCCCGAGGGTGTCGACGAGGTGATCCGGTCGGACACAGAGACGGCGTTCGTGCTCTACCGCACGCAGCTCCTCGGCCCGTCCGACCTCGACGGGGTCAGGGACGTGCAGGCCGGATACCAGGTGGCGCCGCTGTCGGTGTTCCTGAACCAGCCCTCGCCCGAGCAGGCCCCCGCGATCGATTTCGTGCCGCCGCTGACCCCCGACCAGCAACGGACGTCGCCCCAGTTCTTCGAGATCCTGAACTTCGCGTTGCGCTTCGCGCCGGTGCTGCCCCAGGAGCAGGCGCTGCGGGACCGCTTCGCGACTCTCGGGATCGGACCCGACGGCGACTACGACGCAGACGCGCTGACCCCGGAGATGCGCTCCGCCGTCGAGGCCGGGATGGCGGACGCCTGGACCGAGTACGACGCGTTCAAGAAGGGCGAGATCGACACCGGTGGTGTGACCTCGGCGCAGCTCTTCGGCAGCCGCGAGGACCTCAAGGACAACTACCTCTACCGGATGGCCGGTGCGGTGCTCGGCATCTACGGCAACACCGCGGCCGAGGCCATCTACCCGGGCGCGTTCAACGACTCCACCGGCGTACCGCTGACCGGGGCGAACAACTACGTCTACCGTTTCGCGCCCGGCCAGCTGCCCCCGGTCAACGCGTTCTGGTCGCTCACGATGTACGAGCTGCCGGGCAGTGTGCTGGTGGCCAACCCGATGAACCGCTACCTGATCAGCTCGACGATGCTGCCGAGCCTGGTGCGCGACCCGGACGGCGGCTACACGTTCACCGTGCAGAACGCCTCACCGGGTATCGAGAAGGAATCCAACTGGCTGCCCGCGCCGAAGGGTCCGTTCGCGCTGGTGTTGCGGCTGTACTGGCCCAAGCCCGACGCGCTCAACGGAACCTGGAAGGCGCCGGCACCCGAGAAGGTCTGA
- a CDS encoding SDR family oxidoreductase, protein MAAAGSITGKTVFITGGARGVGEEVARRLHGRGANLVLTDLDEAPLNALRDRLGAERVHTVLADVRDLGAMEAAAASAIDRFGGIDVVMANAGIASYGSVLQVDPKAFRTLMDVNVLGVFHTVRATLPSVLERRGYVLIVSSLAAYAAAPGLAPYNATKAAVEHFANALRLEVGYRGVDVGSAHMSWIDTPLVRDTRADLPTFTEMISRLPFPLNRTTSVDACGAAFVSGIEKRERQINCPGWVGIVRWLKPLLSTPIGQAPVLKFVPDLLPRMDAEVAALGRSMGTRTADLEDR, encoded by the coding sequence GTGGCCGCAGCCGGATCGATCACCGGAAAGACCGTGTTCATCACCGGCGGTGCCCGCGGCGTCGGCGAGGAGGTCGCCCGCCGTCTGCACGGCCGGGGAGCCAACCTGGTCCTGACCGATCTCGACGAGGCACCGCTGAACGCACTGCGCGACCGTCTGGGCGCCGAACGGGTGCACACCGTGCTCGCCGACGTCCGTGACCTCGGTGCCATGGAGGCCGCCGCGGCGAGCGCGATCGACCGCTTCGGCGGCATCGACGTCGTGATGGCCAATGCGGGGATCGCGTCCTACGGATCGGTGCTGCAGGTCGATCCGAAGGCGTTCCGGACCCTGATGGACGTCAACGTGCTGGGCGTGTTCCACACCGTGCGCGCGACCTTGCCGTCGGTGCTCGAGCGGCGCGGATACGTGCTCATCGTGTCGTCACTCGCCGCGTACGCCGCCGCGCCGGGTCTGGCCCCGTACAACGCGACGAAGGCGGCCGTCGAACACTTCGCCAACGCGTTGCGCCTGGAGGTCGGGTACCGCGGCGTGGACGTCGGGTCCGCGCACATGTCCTGGATCGACACCCCACTGGTCCGCGACACCCGGGCCGACCTGCCCACGTTCACCGAGATGATCAGCAGGTTGCCGTTCCCGCTGAACAGGACGACGTCGGTCGACGCCTGCGGTGCGGCGTTCGTGAGCGGCATCGAGAAGCGCGAGCGGCAGATCAACTGTCCGGGATGGGTGGGGATCGTGCGCTGGCTCAAACCCCTGTTGTCGACTCCGATCGGCCAGGCACCGGTACTGAAGTTCGTCCCTGATCTGCTGCCCCGGATGGACGCAGAGGTGGCCGCCCTCGGCCGCTCGATGGGCACCCGCACTGCAGATCTGGAGGACCGCTGA
- the mshC gene encoding cysteine--1-D-myo-inosityl 2-amino-2-deoxy-alpha-D-glucopyranoside ligase, with amino-acid sequence MQSWSAPSVPALPGRGPQLRLFDSADRQVRPVSPGATATMYVCGITPYDATHLGHAATYLTFDLVNRVWRDGGHDVHYVQNITDVDDPLFERAARDGIGWRELGDRETDLFREDMAALRVLPPRDYVAATEAIAEVIEVVEKLLASGAAYVVDDPQYPDVYFHAGATVQFGYESGYDRETMLALFAERGGDPDRPGKSDPLDALLWRAERPDEPSWPSPFGPGRPGWHVECAAIAMSRIGNVLDIQGGGSDLIFPHHEFSSAHAECVSGERRFARHYVHAGMIGWDGHKMSKSRGNLVLVSQLRRDGVDPAAIRLGLFAGHYRQDRYWSPAVLDEAQQRLHRWRSATALEGAPDATDVVARVRRYLADDLDTPKALAALDGWAEDALSYGGRDVTAGPTVAAAVDALLGVAL; translated from the coding sequence ATGCAATCGTGGTCTGCGCCGAGCGTTCCGGCGCTGCCCGGACGGGGTCCGCAGCTGCGGCTCTTCGACAGCGCGGACCGCCAGGTACGGCCGGTGAGCCCGGGAGCCACGGCCACGATGTACGTCTGCGGCATCACCCCCTACGACGCCACCCATCTGGGTCATGCGGCGACCTACCTGACCTTCGACCTGGTGAACCGCGTGTGGCGCGACGGCGGTCACGACGTGCACTACGTGCAGAACATCACCGACGTCGACGATCCGCTCTTCGAGCGCGCGGCGCGCGACGGCATCGGCTGGCGCGAGCTCGGCGACCGCGAGACCGATCTGTTCCGGGAGGACATGGCTGCGCTGCGGGTGCTGCCGCCCCGGGACTACGTCGCCGCGACCGAGGCCATCGCCGAGGTGATCGAGGTGGTCGAGAAGCTGCTCGCCTCCGGCGCCGCCTATGTCGTCGACGACCCGCAGTATCCGGACGTCTACTTCCATGCCGGCGCGACCGTCCAGTTCGGCTACGAGTCCGGCTACGACCGCGAGACGATGCTGGCGTTGTTCGCCGAGCGTGGCGGCGATCCCGACCGGCCGGGCAAGAGTGATCCGCTCGATGCGCTGCTGTGGCGTGCCGAACGCCCAGACGAGCCCAGCTGGCCGTCGCCGTTCGGTCCGGGCCGACCGGGTTGGCACGTCGAATGCGCCGCGATCGCGATGAGCCGGATCGGCAACGTCCTCGACATCCAGGGCGGCGGCAGCGATCTGATCTTTCCGCACCACGAGTTCTCCAGCGCGCACGCCGAATGTGTGTCGGGGGAGCGGCGGTTCGCCCGCCACTACGTGCACGCCGGGATGATCGGCTGGGACGGGCACAAGATGTCCAAGAGCCGCGGGAACCTGGTGCTGGTGTCGCAGTTGCGCAGGGACGGTGTCGACCCGGCCGCGATCCGGCTCGGGCTGTTCGCCGGTCACTACCGTCAGGACCGGTACTGGAGCCCCGCGGTGCTCGACGAGGCGCAGCAGCGGCTGCACCGGTGGCGCAGTGCCACCGCGCTCGAGGGCGCGCCGGATGCGACCGACGTCGTCGCGCGGGTGCGGCGCTATCTCGCCGACGATCTGGATACTCCGAAAGCCCTTGCTGCCCTCGATGGTTGGGCCGAGGACGCGTTGTCCTACGGCGGGCGTGACGTCACCGCGGGGCCGACGGTGGCCGCCGCGGTCGACGCGCTGCTCGGCGTTGCCCTGTAA